From the Acidilutibacter cellobiosedens genome, one window contains:
- the rho gene encoding transcription termination factor Rho, whose protein sequence is MTQVDLKGKKILELREIAKNIGIKSPYKYKKEELENLIIQNTASDKIDEDKKNDNIEDKEEADIKKINKEDFPEKITEEIEKMNDVNLSEGILEVHVDGYGFLRSDNYLSGDNDIYVSPSQIRRFKLKTGDKILGITRPAKSGEKYKALLYVKSVNGLNPEKSVSRPDFDSLTPVYPTERIVLETASNELSMRMIDLLAPIGKGQRGMIVSPPKAGKTTLLKKIANAISINHPEIEIIVLLIDERPEEVTDMKRSVNGDVVYSTFDELPRHHAKVAEIVLERAKRLVEHGKDVVILLDSITRLARAYNLTIPATGRTLSGGLDPGALYIPKRFFGAARKLEEGGSLTILATALVETGSRMDDVIFEEFKGTGNMEIHLDRKLSEKRIFPAIDINKSGTRREELLLSQKELETIWGIRKALSNSPIQDVTETLIKDLIQTKSNEDFIDVIRNKMRI, encoded by the coding sequence TTGACCCAAGTAGATTTAAAAGGAAAAAAAATATTAGAATTAAGAGAAATAGCTAAAAATATAGGGATTAAAAGTCCTTATAAATATAAAAAAGAGGAGCTTGAAAATTTGATTATACAAAACACAGCTTCCGATAAAATCGATGAAGACAAAAAAAACGACAACATTGAAGATAAAGAAGAAGCTGATATTAAAAAGATAAATAAGGAAGATTTTCCTGAAAAAATAACGGAAGAAATAGAAAAGATGAATGATGTAAATTTAAGTGAGGGGATATTGGAAGTCCATGTTGACGGATATGGATTTTTAAGAAGTGATAATTACCTTTCGGGAGATAATGATATATACGTATCTCCATCTCAAATAAGAAGATTCAAACTCAAAACCGGTGATAAAATATTAGGAATTACAAGGCCCGCAAAGTCCGGAGAAAAGTATAAAGCTCTTCTTTATGTTAAATCTGTAAATGGTTTAAATCCGGAAAAATCAGTTTCCAGACCGGATTTTGATTCATTAACTCCTGTATATCCTACCGAAAGAATTGTTCTTGAAACAGCTTCAAATGAGCTTTCCATGAGAATGATCGATTTATTGGCGCCTATAGGAAAGGGGCAGAGAGGAATGATAGTATCTCCTCCTAAGGCAGGAAAGACCACTCTTCTTAAAAAAATTGCCAATGCAATTTCTATTAACCATCCTGAGATTGAAATAATAGTTCTTTTAATTGATGAAAGACCGGAGGAAGTAACCGATATGAAAAGATCCGTAAACGGAGATGTAGTATATTCCACCTTTGATGAACTTCCTAGACATCATGCCAAAGTAGCAGAAATAGTCCTTGAAAGAGCAAAAAGATTAGTGGAACATGGAAAAGACGTCGTTATTCTCTTGGACAGCATTACAAGGCTTGCCAGGGCTTATAACCTCACTATTCCCGCAACAGGAAGAACTTTATCCGGAGGATTAGATCCGGGAGCCCTTTATATTCCAAAAAGATTTTTTGGTGCAGCAAGAAAATTAGAAGAAGGGGGAAGTTTAACTATTCTTGCCACTGCTCTTGTGGAAACAGGAAGCAGAATGGACGATGTAATATTTGAAGAATTTAAAGGTACAGGAAATATGGAAATACATTTGGACAGGAAACTTTCGGAAAAAAGAATATTTCCGGCAATAGATATAAACAAGTCAGGGACAAGAAGAGAGGAACTTCTTTTAAGTCAGAAAGAATTGGAGACCATATGGGGTATAAGAAAAGCATTAAGCAATTCTCCCATTCAGGATGTAACTGAAACTTTAATTAAAGATTTAATACAGACTAAATCCAATGAAGATTTTATAGATGTTATAAGAAATAAAATGCGGATTTAA
- the rpmE gene encoding 50S ribosomal protein L31 has protein sequence MKKDIQPKYYEATVTCACGNTFKTGSTKKELRVEVCSECHPFFTGRQKFAERGGRVEKFKKKYGLK, from the coding sequence ATGAAGAAGGACATTCAACCTAAATATTATGAAGCAACAGTAACTTGTGCTTGCGGAAATACGTTCAAAACAGGATCGACAAAAAAGGAATTAAGAGTAGAAGTTTGTTCGGAATGTCATCCGTTTTTTACAGGCCGTCAAAAATTTGCGGAACGTGGTGGCCGTGTAGAGAAATTCAAGAAAAAATATGGCTTGAAATAA
- a CDS encoding DUF1385 domain-containing protein, which produces MKIKDVNRIPKHMTTIGGQALIEGVLMKGPEEISIAVRKPDKEIVVKKEKLNPLGKRYKFFSLPVVRGVVGLIEAMIFGTRALMYSAEFVEEEDKKQKDKSNNMELFFTMLLSFAIVIFFFILGPTYLTNLFKDKIQSPIVMNLIEGIIRITIFLIYVLAISKMNDVERVFQYHGAEHKTIHCYENEDDLTVENVKKYPILHPRCGTSFLFMVMIISIIVLSFFGWPNPLERFLVRLLMFPVIAGLSYEVNRIIGKSNGKLAYILSYPGLMLQKIATTKEPDEEEIEVAIRALKGVLVDNKEEDLWK; this is translated from the coding sequence TTGAAAATAAAAGATGTAAACAGAATTCCAAAACATATGACTACTATTGGTGGGCAAGCTCTTATTGAAGGAGTCTTGATGAAAGGACCTGAAGAAATTTCTATTGCTGTAAGAAAACCTGATAAAGAAATAGTTGTGAAAAAGGAGAAACTGAATCCTCTTGGAAAGAGATATAAATTTTTTTCTCTTCCTGTTGTAAGGGGTGTAGTCGGTCTTATTGAAGCAATGATATTTGGCACGAGGGCTTTAATGTATTCGGCAGAATTTGTGGAGGAGGAAGATAAAAAGCAAAAAGATAAATCGAATAATATGGAATTGTTTTTTACAATGCTTCTTTCTTTTGCAATAGTGATATTCTTCTTTATATTGGGACCTACTTATTTGACAAACCTCTTTAAGGATAAAATCCAAAGTCCTATAGTCATGAATCTTATAGAGGGCATTATAAGAATAACCATTTTTCTTATTTATGTGCTGGCGATTTCTAAGATGAATGATGTGGAAAGGGTATTTCAATACCATGGCGCAGAACATAAAACCATTCACTGTTATGAAAATGAGGATGATTTGACTGTTGAAAATGTCAAAAAATATCCTATTTTGCATCCGAGATGTGGAACCAGTTTTTTATTTATGGTTATGATAATAAGTATTATTGTTCTTTCTTTCTTTGGGTGGCCCAATCCTTTAGAAAGATTTCTGGTACGGCTTTTAATGTTTCCCGTAATTGCAGGGTTATCCTATGAAGTAAACCGTATTATAGGAAAAAGTAACGGAAAATTAGCATATATTTTGTCATATCCAGGATTGATGCTTCAGAAGATAGCAACTACCAAAGAACCTGATGAGGAGGAAATAGAAGTAGCGATAAGGGCGTTAAAAGGTGTGCTAGTAGATAACAAGGAGGAAGATCTTTGGAAATAA
- the prmC gene encoding peptide chain release factor N(5)-glutamine methyltransferase — protein MEIKDLIRMGIKKLDRRKYSNPPLECVLLLAYLLDVDKTYIYIHNNEEVPSSVEDKYFSLIDERRKGYPIQYILKEKEFMGISFYIEEGVLIPRPDTEVLVQYVLDYIDEKYKEGDIKVVELGTGSGCISLSIAYYNKNVFVYSVDIDKKANAVAEENSRRLKLSDRVKILEGDLFQGIKNMGLKNSVDIIVSNPPYIPEDEIFGLQDEIKKYEPLWALDGGEDGLNYYRRIIPQSKEYLKNRGILVFEMGFDQGRKIKELMEKGNFRNINILKDLQGLDRVITGELFL, from the coding sequence TTGGAAATAAAGGATCTTATAAGAATGGGAATAAAAAAACTGGATCGGAGAAAATATTCCAATCCTCCTCTTGAGTGTGTACTTCTTCTGGCATATCTTTTAGATGTGGATAAAACATATATATATATTCACAATAATGAAGAAGTACCTTCTTCTGTTGAGGACAAATACTTTAGTTTAATCGATGAAAGAAGAAAAGGGTATCCCATTCAATATATATTGAAGGAAAAAGAGTTTATGGGGATCAGCTTTTATATAGAAGAAGGCGTTCTTATTCCAAGACCTGATACGGAGGTATTAGTTCAATATGTTTTGGATTATATAGATGAAAAGTATAAAGAAGGGGATATTAAAGTAGTTGAATTGGGGACGGGTAGCGGCTGCATATCTTTAAGTATTGCTTATTACAACAAAAATGTTTTCGTCTATTCCGTTGATATAGATAAAAAGGCTAATGCTGTTGCAGAAGAAAATTCAAGGAGATTAAAACTTTCCGACAGGGTAAAAATATTAGAAGGAGATTTATTTCAAGGAATAAAAAATATGGGATTAAAAAATTCCGTTGATATAATAGTATCCAATCCTCCGTATATTCCGGAGGATGAAATATTTGGACTTCAAGATGAAATAAAAAAATATGAACCTTTATGGGCATTAGATGGAGGAGAAGATGGACTGAATTATTATAGAAGAATAATACCTCAAAGTAAGGAATATCTAAAAAACAGAGGTATATTAGTTTTCGAAATGGGATTTGACCAAGGCAGAAAAATAAAGGAACTTATGGAAAAAGGAAATTTTCGGAATATAAATATATTAAAAGATTTGCAAGGACTTGACAGAGTAATCACAGGAGAATTGTTCCTATGA
- the prfA gene encoding peptide chain release factor 1 — MLEKLASLEEKYKGLSEKIVDPKIIENINEWQKLVKEHAEIEPVVEKYQQYMDVDKQLEENKEMLKEKLEEDMKELVKEDIEKLESQKKELEEELKTLLIPKDPNAHKNVIVEIRAGAGGDEAGLFAGDLFRMYCRYAERKRWKIEIMNSNQQGIGGFKEIIFSIKGKGAYSRLKFESGVHRVQRVPETEANGRIHTSTATVAVLPEAEDIDVEINPIDIRVDVFRSSGNGGQSVNTTDSAVRITHIPTGMVVSCQDEKSQLKNRDRAMKILKARLYDKCLREQNEEIAQTRKSQVGSGDRSERIRTYNFPQGRVTDHRINMTIYQLESFLDGDIDEMIDALITSDQAEKLNNLD, encoded by the coding sequence ATGTTAGAAAAGTTAGCGAGTTTGGAAGAAAAATATAAAGGCTTATCGGAAAAGATAGTGGATCCTAAGATTATTGAAAATATAAATGAATGGCAGAAATTAGTTAAAGAGCATGCGGAGATTGAACCTGTTGTTGAAAAATATCAGCAGTATATGGATGTGGATAAGCAATTAGAAGAGAATAAAGAGATGTTGAAAGAAAAGTTAGAAGAAGATATGAAGGAATTAGTGAAAGAAGACATTGAAAAATTGGAAAGTCAAAAGAAGGAATTGGAAGAGGAATTAAAAACTCTTTTAATTCCAAAGGATCCCAATGCTCATAAAAATGTTATCGTGGAAATCAGGGCAGGAGCAGGAGGAGATGAAGCAGGACTTTTTGCAGGGGATCTTTTCAGAATGTATTGCAGATATGCCGAAAGAAAACGATGGAAGATTGAAATAATGAATTCTAACCAACAAGGAATAGGAGGATTCAAAGAAATTATATTTTCAATAAAGGGAAAGGGCGCTTACAGCAGATTGAAGTTTGAAAGCGGTGTTCATAGGGTTCAGAGAGTGCCGGAAACAGAAGCTAACGGGAGAATTCATACTTCTACTGCAACCGTAGCGGTTCTTCCGGAAGCAGAGGATATCGATGTCGAAATCAATCCAATAGATATAAGAGTAGATGTATTTCGTTCTTCGGGAAATGGCGGCCAAAGTGTGAATACTACCGATTCTGCCGTAAGAATTACTCATATTCCTACAGGAATGGTGGTATCCTGTCAGGATGAAAAATCTCAGTTAAAGAATAGAGATAGAGCAATGAAGATACTTAAAGCGAGACTTTATGATAAATGTCTTAGGGAACAAAATGAGGAGATTGCTCAAACAAGAAAAAGTCAAGTTGGTTCCGGTGACAGAAGCGAAAGAATCAGAACTTACAACTTTCCTCAAGGAAGAGTTACAGACCATAGAATCAACATGACCATATATCAATTGGAATCTTTTTTAGACGGGGATATTGACGAGATGATAGATGCTTTAATTACAAGTGACCAGGCAGAAAAGCTGAATAATTTGGATTAA
- a CDS encoding ZIP family metal transporter, with translation MENLYLITLLGFFVGIVGTGLGGVLSLFIKNNKGVLSFLLGFTGGIMLSLIAFQILPKSYLIGGTWIEIIGVGLGVIFIILIENLLPHNINNPYIKSSIIIGISMAVHNIPEGLAIGSSFMSSKELGIYLSTAIFLHNIPGGIAISTPLKINKSSNKKIILSTILAGFPTGIGAFLGVCFGTISDSFIALCLAFAGGAMLYIVCDEFIPQGKTLHGGRVSTMGIIVGFLLGMMLP, from the coding sequence ATGGAAAATTTATATCTCATTACTTTATTAGGATTTTTTGTAGGAATAGTAGGAACCGGTCTTGGAGGAGTTCTTTCTCTTTTTATCAAAAACAATAAAGGTGTCTTATCTTTTCTTTTAGGGTTTACAGGAGGAATTATGCTGAGCCTAATTGCTTTTCAAATTCTTCCTAAATCATATCTTATTGGAGGTACCTGGATAGAAATAATAGGAGTTGGGTTGGGGGTAATTTTTATAATACTTATAGAAAATCTTCTTCCTCACAATATAAATAATCCTTATATAAAATCAAGTATTATAATAGGAATAAGCATGGCAGTTCATAATATCCCGGAAGGTCTTGCAATAGGTTCAAGTTTCATGTCAAGCAAAGAGCTTGGAATTTATCTGTCTACTGCAATATTTTTACATAATATCCCTGGGGGAATAGCTATTTCTACACCTCTTAAGATAAACAAATCCTCCAATAAAAAAATTATTCTATCAACAATACTTGCCGGTTTTCCTACAGGAATAGGCGCTTTCTTAGGAGTATGTTTCGGAACTATATCTGACTCGTTTATCGCCCTATGTCTTGCCTTTGCCGGAGGAGCCATGCTCTATATTGTTTGTGATGAATTCATACCCCAAGGAAAAACCCTACACGGAGGAAGGGTTTCAACTATGGGTATCATCGTTGGTTTCTTATTGGGCATGATGCTGCCTTAA
- a CDS encoding L-threonylcarbamoyladenylate synthase, whose protein sequence is METEIVKVDKLNPDRNIIERAGRIIRKGGLVAFPTETVYGLGGNGLDDSAADKIFAAKGRPQDNPLILHISSMEELFPLIEFVPPNAEKLMKKFWPGPLTLIFKRSKKISDKITGGLSTVAIRMPNHPVASMLIKESAVPIAAPSANTSGRPSPTEAKHVIEDLSGKIDMIIDGGSTEIGVESTVLDISGEIPTILRPGGITWEDLMTIFPRVDYDQSIIRDNENIVPKSPGQKYKHYAPKAEMIVFTGRTEDIVSKINEYKNMYIDQGKNVGIMATSETEEKYSGKVITVGSRNKKSTIAKNLFKALRDFDNIKVDIILAEGVDTEGIGRAIMNRMKKACGGRIERV, encoded by the coding sequence ATCGAAACGGAAATAGTTAAAGTTGATAAATTAAACCCGGATAGAAATATAATTGAAAGGGCCGGAAGAATAATCAGAAAGGGAGGTTTAGTAGCTTTTCCTACGGAAACTGTATATGGCCTTGGAGGAAATGGACTTGATGACAGTGCTGCTGACAAAATTTTTGCGGCTAAAGGACGTCCCCAAGATAATCCGCTAATACTTCATATTTCTTCCATGGAGGAGTTGTTTCCCTTGATAGAATTTGTTCCTCCGAATGCTGAAAAGCTGATGAAAAAATTTTGGCCGGGTCCTCTCACTCTTATATTTAAAAGGAGTAAAAAAATTTCAGATAAGATAACCGGAGGCTTATCTACTGTTGCCATTAGAATGCCAAACCACCCTGTGGCATCTATGCTTATAAAGGAATCGGCAGTTCCCATAGCAGCTCCCAGTGCTAATACTTCAGGAAGACCAAGCCCTACGGAAGCAAAACATGTAATAGAGGATCTCTCTGGGAAAATAGACATGATTATAGATGGAGGGAGTACTGAAATAGGAGTTGAGTCTACAGTATTGGACATTTCCGGGGAAATACCGACAATTTTAAGACCCGGAGGAATTACATGGGAGGATTTAATGACCATTTTTCCAAGGGTAGATTATGATCAAAGCATAATAAGGGATAATGAGAATATAGTGCCTAAATCACCGGGACAAAAATATAAACATTATGCACCAAAAGCGGAAATGATAGTTTTCACCGGAAGAACTGAAGATATAGTTTCTAAAATTAACGAGTATAAAAATATGTATATTGATCAAGGGAAAAATGTAGGCATCATGGCAACATCGGAAACAGAAGAAAAATATTCAGGAAAAGTTATAACAGTCGGAAGCAGAAATAAAAAATCAACTATTGCTAAAAATTTGTTTAAAGCGTTAAGGGACTTTGATAATATCAAAGTGGATATAATATTAGCGGAAGGTGTAGATACGGAAGGGATAGGAAGGGCTATAATGAACAGAATGAAAAAAGCCTGCGGCGGAAGAATAGAAAGGGTATAG
- a CDS encoding low molecular weight protein arginine phosphatase, with amino-acid sequence MKNILFVCTGNTCRSPMADGLFENMIENNKDNYSNISHTSAGIYVFGGERPTDEAIKVMAEEGIDISQYRSKGLTEKMVEDADVVFVMTKNHKNYMRNSYPSASEKIFTLKEYAYGKEDDIIDPFGEGMEVYRKVKEDIKDALEEILQKMRG; translated from the coding sequence TTGAAGAATATATTATTCGTATGTACTGGAAACACATGCAGAAGTCCTATGGCAGACGGTTTATTTGAAAATATGATAGAAAATAATAAAGACAATTATTCTAATATATCTCATACTTCGGCAGGAATATATGTATTTGGAGGAGAAAGGCCAACGGATGAGGCAATAAAGGTTATGGCAGAAGAAGGAATAGATATTTCTCAATATAGATCAAAAGGATTGACAGAAAAGATGGTGGAAGATGCAGATGTAGTCTTTGTGATGACAAAAAATCATAAGAATTATATGAGAAATTCTTATCCGAGTGCATCAGAGAAAATTTTTACTCTAAAAGAATATGCTTATGGCAAGGAAGATGATATTATAGATCCCTTTGGAGAAGGAATGGAGGTTTACAGAAAGGTTAAAGAAGATATAAAAGATGCATTAGAAGAAATTCTACAAAAAATGAGAGGATAA
- the rpiB gene encoding ribose 5-phosphate isomerase B yields the protein MKIGIGSDHGGFELKEYLKEYLKKQNIEYIDYGTNSLESVDYPDFALKVAEGVVNGECNKGIVVCGTGIGVSISCNKVRGIRCALLSDTYSARMSAEHNNANVIALGGRVIGKDLAVEIVSAWLKSEFLGGRHERRINKISDIEAKYML from the coding sequence GTGAAAATCGGAATAGGAAGCGATCATGGAGGGTTTGAATTAAAGGAATATTTAAAGGAATATTTAAAAAAACAAAATATAGAGTATATTGATTATGGGACAAATTCTTTAGAATCTGTGGATTATCCGGATTTTGCTCTCAAAGTTGCCGAGGGAGTGGTAAACGGAGAATGCAACAAAGGCATAGTCGTCTGTGGTACAGGCATAGGAGTATCAATTTCATGTAATAAAGTTCGTGGAATCAGATGTGCCCTTCTCAGTGACACTTATTCTGCGAGGATGAGTGCGGAACATAATAATGCTAATGTAATAGCTTTGGGCGGCAGGGTCATAGGTAAGGATTTAGCTGTTGAAATAGTTTCCGCATGGTTGAAATCAGAATTTTTAGGAGGAAGACACGAAAGAAGAATAAATAAAATTTCTGATATTGAGGCCAAGTATATGTTATAA
- the upp gene encoding uracil phosphoribosyltransferase has translation MGKVVVLDHPLIKHKLTFIRDKNTGAKEFRELVKEISMLMAYEVTRDFTLEEIEIETPICKTKSQIISGKKLGLVPVLRAGLGMVDGMLNILPAAKVGHIGLYRDPKTFKPVEYFCKLPQDIGERDLIVLDPMLATGGSATAAIGFLKKRGAQNIKLVNIIAAPEGIEKVKSTYPDVDIYVASIDEKLNEHAYIVPGLGDAGDRLFGTK, from the coding sequence ATGGGGAAAGTAGTAGTTTTGGATCATCCGTTGATTAAGCACAAGTTAACTTTTATAAGGGATAAAAATACTGGGGCTAAGGAGTTTAGAGAATTAGTAAAAGAAATTTCTATGCTTATGGCTTATGAAGTTACCAGAGATTTTACCCTTGAAGAAATAGAAATAGAAACACCCATATGCAAAACTAAATCTCAAATTATTTCAGGGAAAAAATTAGGATTGGTACCTGTTCTCAGAGCAGGATTGGGAATGGTTGACGGTATGCTTAACATTCTTCCTGCGGCAAAAGTTGGACATATTGGATTGTACAGAGATCCTAAAACATTTAAGCCTGTGGAGTATTTTTGTAAACTTCCTCAAGATATCGGCGAAAGAGATTTGATAGTATTGGACCCAATGTTGGCGACAGGAGGAAGTGCAACGGCAGCAATAGGATTTTTAAAGAAAAGGGGTGCCCAAAATATAAAGCTCGTAAATATTATAGCGGCACCTGAAGGAATAGAGAAAGTAAAAAGTACTTATCCGGATGTGGATATATATGTAGCAAGTATAGACGAAAAGTTAAATGAACATGCATATATAGTTCCCGGACTGGGAGACGCAGGAGATAGGTTATTCGGAACTAAATAG
- a CDS encoding tryptophan transporter gives MNLRKNILTALLVAIGYVLHQIVPGTIGGMKMDMMLAVLFVSLLINPKFKNAILTGILGGIVTAMTTTFPGGQIPSIIEKIITCIAVYLMIKGTEKVSHKNIRAGVIAFVGTIISGTIFLGSASFMAGLPAPFVLLFTSIVIPTSITNIFVTLIIYKVVKIAIKATRFNAAD, from the coding sequence ATGAATTTAAGAAAAAACATTTTAACAGCATTGCTTGTTGCCATTGGTTATGTCCTCCATCAGATTGTCCCGGGTACTATTGGAGGAATGAAGATGGATATGATGCTTGCAGTATTATTTGTGTCTTTGCTCATAAACCCGAAATTTAAAAATGCGATTTTGACAGGTATATTGGGAGGAATTGTTACGGCTATGACTACAACTTTTCCGGGAGGACAGATACCCAGTATTATTGAGAAGATAATTACTTGTATTGCAGTTTATTTAATGATTAAAGGAACGGAGAAAGTTTCTCACAAAAATATTAGAGCAGGGGTTATTGCTTTTGTGGGAACTATAATCAGCGGAACTATTTTTTTAGGCTCGGCTTCCTTTATGGCAGGACTTCCGGCCCCATTTGTATTACTGTTTACAAGTATTGTAATTCCTACATCCATAACGAATATCTTTGTAACGCTGATAATATATAAAGTAGTTAAAATTGCAATAAAAGCTACGAGATTTAATGCGGCTGACTGA